In the Dama dama isolate Ldn47 chromosome 13, ASM3311817v1, whole genome shotgun sequence genome, one interval contains:
- the LOC133068059 gene encoding fibril-forming collagen alpha chain-like gives MTRCARRGAGDLGLRGAEYLDLGGPRSREPGRLSDLDAGGVQPSRDALAVAGTRLGRRWQSRNTAPPPPASRALATRPGTGRLTSSRDGHNARIPGRGGSSLIRIRRGHRSRRRRRRGNKSRAVNLGHRAPTQDPAGPSGRRERCASRAEPGDVSAAWGGGVGCCRARELPTQRKGRFIPVPALLSAPRHCPSAPWVGVFRTVSCSGGSASVLGPAGSTPPLGIPGHQTIRLPQRLVQVASSQLPVSCPDLPCLRPSLTWDLEDPGRGPWGTSVGAWAVPTPVGWPPTGSFLPALRQLQKGAGRGKKGKDKVAWVPWVSRSNVDGGRGRGRRLGPPGRAGRTSLSPGDGDGLCLPPGNAAASCQRRMLRLPVGWSGPPCRRAPRGFSGGAGAARTPGQACRGAAGVFRPCACPASR, from the exons ATGACTCGCTGCGCGCGGCGCGGGGCCGGCGACTTGGGGCTGCGGGGCGCGGAGTACCTTGACCTGGGGGGTCCCCGAAGCCGGGAGCCAGGTCGCCTA AGCGATCTGGACGCTGGAGGAGTCCAGCCCTCCCGGGACGCTCTCGCGGTCGCGGGGACTCGTCTGGGGCGGCGGTGGCAGAGCCGGAATACGGCGCCGCCACCGCCGGCGTCCCGTGCGCTCGCTACCCGCCCGGGGACCGGCCGCCTAACTTCTTCCCGGGACGGACACAACGCTCGCATCCCGGGCAGAGGTGGAAGCTCGCTGATCCGGATCCGGCGAGGGCACCGctctcggcggcggcggcggcgagggaACAAGTCTCGGGCAGTCAACCTAGGGCACCGAGCCCCCACCCAGGACCCGGCGGGCCCCAGCGGGCGCCGAGAGAGATGCGCGTCTCGGGCAGAG cCAGGCGATGTGTCTGCGGCCTGGGGCGGCGGCGTTGGGTGCTGCAGAGCCCGGGAACTTCCCACCCAGAGGAAAGGCCGCTTCATCCCGGTCCCCGCTCTTCTCAGCGCCCCCAGGCACTGCCCATCAGCACCGTGGGTAGGGGTGTTCAG GACTGTCAGCTGTTCTGGCGGATCTGCTTCTGTCCTTGGGCCGGCCGGCTCCACCCCGCCTCTCGGGATTCCGGGACATCAGACCATCCGGCTCCCACAGCGCCTTGTGCAG GTCGCTTCCTCCCAGCTGCCCGTGTCCTGTCCTGACTTGCCCTGCCTGAGGCCAAGTCTTACCTGGGACCTGGAAGATCCCGGCCGTGGGCCCTGGGGGACCAGCGTTGGAGCCTGGGCTGTGCCCACGCCAGTGGGCTGGCCGCCGACCGGCTCTTTCCTGCCTGCCCTGCGGCAGCTCCAGAAGGGGGCGGGCcggggaaagaaagggaaggacaAGGTGGCCTGGGTTCCCTGGGTGTCCAGGAGCAACGtggatggggggaggggcaggggcaggaggctgggccccccgggcagggctgggaggacaTCCCTCTCCCCAGGGGACGGGGACGGCCTGTGTCTCCCTCCAGGTAACGCAGCTGCCAGCTGCCAGAGACGGATGCTGAGACTCCCTGTGGGGTGGTCAGGGCCCCCCTGCAGGAGGGCCCCCCGGGGCTTCAGTGGGGGAGCAGGGGCAGCCCGAACACCTGGCCAAGCATGTCGAGGAGCGGCAGGTGTGTTCAGGCCGTGCGCGTGCCCAGCCTCCCGGTGA
- the DIO3 gene encoding thyroxine 5-deiodinase, with the protein MPRQAAPRWVVGEGRGSQGALGGAATMLRSLLLHSLRLCAQTASCLALFPRFLGTAFVLWLLDFLCIRKHLLGRRRRGQPETEVELNSDGEEVPPDDPPVCVSDDNRLCTLASLRAVWHGQKLDFFKQAHEGGPAPNSEVVLPDGFQNQHILDYARGNRPLVLNFGSCTUPPFMARMSAFQRLVTKYQRDVDFLIIYIEEAHPSDGWVTTDSPYSIPQHRSLEDRVSAARVLQQGAPECALVLDTMTNSSSSAYGAYFERLYIIQSGTVMYQGGRGPDGYQVSELRSWLERYDEQLHGPRPRRV; encoded by the coding sequence ATGCCTCGCCAGGCCGCCCCGCggtgggtggtgggggaaggTAGGGGGTCCCAGGGGGCTCTCGGGGGCGCCGCCACCATGCTGCGCTCCCTGCTGCTTCACTCCCTGAGGCTCTGCGCCCAGACGGCCTCGTGCCTCGCGCTCTTCCCGCGCTTCCTGGGCACGGCCTTCGTGCTCTGGCTGCTAGACTTCCTGTGTATCCGCAAGCACTTACTGGGCCGTCGGCGCCGGGGTCAGCCGGAAACCGAAGTGGAGCTCAACAGCGACGGCGAGGAGGTGCCCCCCGACGACCCGCCTGTCTGCGTGTCCGACGACAACCGCCTGTGCACCTTGGCGTCGCTGAGGGCCGTCTGGCACGGCCAGAAGTTGGATTTCTTCAAGCAGGCGCATGAAGGCGGGCCGGCGCCCAACTCTGAGGTGGTCCTGCCCGACGGCTTCCAGAACCAGCACATCCTCGACTACGCCCGAGGAAACCGCCCGCTGGTGCTCAACTTCGGCAGCTGCACCTGACCACCGTTCATGGCGCGTATGAGCGCCTTCCAGCGCCTGGTCACCAAGTATCAGCGCGATGTCGACTTCCTCATCATCTACATCGAGGAAGCGCACCCTTCCGACGGCTGGGTCACCACAGACTCTCCCTACAGCATCCCGCAGCACCGAAGCCTGGAGGACCGGGTCAGCGCCGCGCGCGTACTGCAGCAAGGGGCTCCGGAATGTGCCCTCGTGCTCGACACGATGACCAACTCCAGCAGCTCGGCCTACGGCGCCTACTTCGAGCGCCTCTACATCATCCAGAGTGGCACCGTTATGTACCAGGGCGGCCGCGGCCCCGATGGCTACCAGGTCTCCGAGCTGCGCTCCTGGCTGGAGCGCTATGATGAGCAGCTGCACGGCCCTCGACCCCGTCGAGTGTAA